The window CCACCGCTACTGAGTAATCGTCGCTTCCCTTTGGGGAAACGTTTAAAGGGCTGGCCTTGTGCCAGCCCTTTTTCTTTTGGCCTTTTGATAGGGGCCGCAGGCATACGCAGTGGTCCGGTTGACAAAAAGGCCGCCCTGAAGGGGCGGCCTTAAAGATTGCTCAGCTGGCGTCCCTGTCGGTTCAGGGGCGCACTGTCTGGATGGTGATATAACCCAGCCCTGGACCTGCCCATTGGCGTGAGACAGGGATCTGGCCGCCCTGCACCATATAGTTGTTCTGAAAGCTCGCGCCGTGCCCCTCGCAGCTTTCGATCATCACGCCGGGATTGGGGCCGGGGGTGACGCTGCACTCAAAGCTGAGCGGGCGTTCCAGCCCGTCGCCCGCGTAATAGCGCAGAACGCGTGGGGCACTGCCTGATTGACGCGCCCGAATCAGCGATTCGGTCCCGGCCTCTACGACCGACAGATCATTGCCCAGCCCGCGTGTCCCACTCAGCATTCCGCCGCGCAGGATCAAGGCCTGTTCGCTGGGCGTCATGTAGGTGCGCATTCCGCCGTTCTCGCCGGTCATCGCCATCACCTGATTGATGCCTGACGATTCCATTCCGACCAGGATCAGGGGTCCGGGATTGACCCGCAATGCCTCTGCCGCCATCTGCTCGGGCGATTTGGCCGGCGCTTGGGGCTGACTGGCTGCGCGCCGCTCGGCGACGACCTGCCCAAGGGCTTGCCGCGCCAATCCAAGGGGCGAGGTGCTTACCCGGTCTTCCGATTGGTTGCCGCCACAGGCAGTCAGCAAAGCCAGCGAGGCGCCGCATAACAGGCGCATGTTCATGGTTCTGCTCATCGCCAGAATTTCCCCCAACCTTGGTAAAGTTTCTCGGAATGGCTTTCGCGGACAGTGTTGTAGAGACGACCGCTGACCCGCAGCTTAGAGCCACCATCGCGCGACAATGACCGGATGATGCCGCCCACGCGCTGTTTCGATGCCTGACCCGTAGCCCATCCAATCGGCAGTGAGATCGTCACGCCCTTGTCGAACGAACCCTCGCCGAAATCTTCTTCGCTCATGTCGGTCTTGGTCGCATAGGCGCCGACGCGCCAGCCATTCGCAAATTCGCGGGTGACCGATACCGACGCGCCGCGGTCGCCGGCCAGATATTGCCCGACTTCCAACTCGCCGACAAAGCCATCGCCGAATTCGTAATAGGCCGAGACATGGCCAGTGGTGACCTCATAGTCGCGGAACCCGAACATGTCTTCAAAGTCGCGCTTGCGAACCCGGTTGACTTCGGCCCCGAAGGCCAGCGG is drawn from Paracoccus tegillarcae and contains these coding sequences:
- a CDS encoding YjbF family lipoprotein, with translation MSRTMNMRLLCGASLALLTACGGNQSEDRVSTSPLGLARQALGQVVAERRAASQPQAPAKSPEQMAAEALRVNPGPLILVGMESSGINQVMAMTGENGGMRTYMTPSEQALILRGGMLSGTRGLGNDLSVVEAGTESLIRARQSGSAPRVLRYYAGDGLERPLSFECSVTPGPNPGVMIESCEGHGASFQNNYMVQGGQIPVSRQWAGPGLGYITIQTVRP